In one window of bacterium DNA:
- a CDS encoding LptF/LptG family permease — MNIFHRYVIREHLAPFFFAFSLIMFVLILKQMLELMDMVISKNVNILIMLKLFWFNLAWMIALVVPMSVLVATVMAFGRMAADREITAMKAAGISMWNLSFPIIGLSIIITMFMIWFNNRILPDYNYRARNLNLAIAFKKPMFTLINREGQFITDLPNLTLHVDKIDYLSGEMTGITLFKRNDDGGQTTICAHTGRFFSQQEEGRLTLALKNGELHQMDDKNSERYVRGIFSRFNYNVNFDSNLSTSQMATKNDRTMTSDEMRYEIKKHEQIIAHFQERINSLPDDSPASKNKKNDFNAEIWRNKSKISKYLVEIHKKNSIPFAAIIFVLVGAPLGMLVRRSGASIGIGMSIGFFMIYYLFLIGGESAGDRMLIAPWLAMWAPNFVLGILGIGLFIHATRR; from the coding sequence ATGAATATTTTTCACCGTTATGTTATCCGCGAACATCTTGCCCCGTTCTTTTTTGCTTTCAGCCTGATCATGTTTGTTCTGATTCTCAAACAGATGCTCGAATTAATGGATATGGTCATATCGAAGAATGTCAATATTCTTATCATGCTGAAACTGTTTTGGTTCAATCTTGCATGGATGATCGCGCTCGTCGTGCCGATGAGTGTACTCGTCGCAACTGTCATGGCATTCGGAAGAATGGCCGCCGACCGTGAAATCACCGCCATGAAAGCGGCGGGAATATCGATGTGGAACCTGTCTTTTCCGATTATCGGGCTTTCGATTATCATTACCATGTTCATGATATGGTTCAATAACAGAATCCTCCCCGACTATAATTACCGCGCCCGGAATCTCAATCTTGCAATTGCTTTCAAAAAACCCATGTTCACGCTGATAAACCGTGAGGGTCAGTTTATCACCGATCTGCCGAATCTTACCTTGCATGTCGATAAAATCGACTACCTTTCGGGTGAAATGACGGGGATAACGCTCTTCAAACGCAATGATGACGGGGGCCAGACGACAATCTGCGCACATACCGGCCGTTTTTTCTCACAGCAGGAGGAAGGACGTCTGACTCTCGCGCTCAAGAATGGTGAGTTACACCAGATGGACGATAAAAATTCCGAGCGATATGTCCGGGGGATCTTTTCACGGTTCAACTATAATGTCAACTTCGATTCGAACCTTTCGACCAGTCAGATGGCCACAAAAAACGACCGGACAATGACCTCGGACGAGATGCGGTATGAAATTAAAAAACACGAACAGATCATTGCGCATTTTCAGGAGCGGATAAACAGCTTACCCGATGATTCTCCCGCTTCGAAAAACAAAAAAAATGATTTCAACGCCGAAATATGGAGAAACAAATCGAAAATCAGTAAATACCTCGTTGAAATCCATAAAAAGAATTCGATTCCCTTTGCCGCGATTATCTTTGTCCTGGTCGGGGCTCCGCTCGGAATGCTTGTGAGACGGTCGGGCGCATCGATCGGTATCGGGATGTCCATCGGGTTTTTCATGATTTATTACCTGTTTCTTATCGGCGGCGAAAGCGCGGGGGACAGAATGCTCATCGCGCCTTGGCTCGCCATGTGGGCGCCGAACTTCGTTCTGGGCATACTGGGAATCGGGCTTTTTATCCATGCAACGCGGAGATAG
- a CDS encoding helix-turn-helix domain-containing protein codes for MQQSNGNLHIFLVITENEMTSVLSETLERAGCKLSGDTSLDTLIQCIRDNPAVITPIKHEDNVSETLEDMVGAVRDLSHSATCVVITSKQLSQLEKGLKRFTWQPLKKLGNQKTLSELEKEHIITALESHGWQYKTVAKILGINRSTLYRKLKKYAIHKIQ; via the coding sequence ATGCAGCAAAGTAACGGGAATCTGCATATTTTCCTGGTTATCACCGAAAATGAAATGACATCCGTTCTTTCTGAAACGCTGGAACGGGCCGGATGTAAACTGTCCGGTGACACATCGCTCGATACTTTAATACAGTGTATTCGGGATAATCCGGCGGTGATCACGCCCATAAAGCATGAAGACAACGTATCTGAAACGTTGGAAGACATGGTCGGTGCTGTACGGGATTTATCGCATTCGGCGACATGTGTCGTTATTACATCAAAACAACTTTCGCAGCTGGAGAAAGGCCTGAAAAGATTCACATGGCAGCCGCTGAAAAAGCTTGGAAATCAGAAAACCCTGAGCGAGCTTGAAAAGGAACACATTATAACTGCGCTCGAATCACACGGATGGCAGTATAAAACGGTTGCGAAGATTCTGGGAATTAACCGCTCGACACTCTATCGCAAGCTGAAAAAATACGCCATACACAAAATTCAGTGA
- the galK gene encoding galactokinase codes for MIEAPVIREFYNTFGKSPSFFIQVPGRVNLIGEHTDYNGFPVLPISIPYYITAAGSPRRDHTMNIRNTDSRYDESSFILSSSIPPARNGHWSNYVRAASQALADFSGGSLTGADVLFSGSIPGSAGLSSSSALVIASALSILAANNLNVDILELAELMAEGEHYVGTQGGGMDQAICLLGCKDHAVKIDFFPLRYAHVPFPADHSIVVAHSLIRAAKTENALLLYNRRPAECRLATALLNTILALEIPLQRLGDLPGKCADITESFVKSIFDRDSYSLEDIAKIIEEQPESITQRYLMTRNGIPMPVPPDGFLIQQRALHVFSEAERVEKTCKALMENDTETFGSLMNDSHTSCDTLYGISTPELNTLVSVMRSFGASGARLTGAGFGGCAVALVRDDSIEQVIGGIRKEYYDGYIRKTHPELRNADNFREIIFAVKPSSGASTVVL; via the coding sequence GTGATCGAAGCTCCGGTAATCCGTGAATTTTACAACACATTCGGGAAATCCCCTTCCTTTTTCATACAGGTTCCCGGAAGAGTCAATCTCATCGGAGAACATACCGATTATAACGGTTTCCCGGTGCTTCCGATTTCAATTCCCTATTACATAACCGCCGCGGGATCACCACGGCGCGATCATACCATGAACATCAGGAACACCGATTCACGTTACGATGAATCATCTTTTATCCTGTCATCATCGATACCGCCGGCCCGGAATGGCCACTGGTCCAATTATGTCAGAGCCGCGTCCCAGGCGCTCGCCGATTTTTCCGGCGGCAGTCTTACGGGCGCGGATGTGCTTTTTTCCGGCTCGATTCCCGGTTCCGCCGGGCTTTCCTCCTCCTCTGCTCTCGTCATCGCCTCTGCCCTTTCGATCCTTGCCGCGAACAATCTGAATGTCGATATACTCGAGCTGGCCGAGCTCATGGCTGAAGGCGAGCATTATGTGGGAACCCAGGGCGGCGGCATGGATCAGGCTATCTGCCTTCTGGGCTGCAAAGACCATGCGGTTAAAATTGATTTCTTCCCCCTCAGATACGCGCATGTTCCTTTTCCCGCCGATCATTCCATCGTTGTCGCCCATTCGCTTATCAGGGCGGCAAAGACCGAAAACGCACTTCTCCTCTATAATCGCCGACCCGCCGAATGCCGCCTTGCGACTGCGCTTCTCAATACAATACTGGCGCTCGAAATTCCGCTGCAGCGGCTCGGTGATCTCCCCGGGAAATGCGCTGATATTACTGAATCCTTTGTAAAATCAATATTTGACCGTGATTCATATTCACTGGAAGATATTGCCAAAATTATTGAGGAGCAGCCTGAATCGATAACACAGAGATATCTGATGACACGGAATGGCATACCCATGCCTGTCCCCCCGGATGGTTTTCTCATACAGCAGAGGGCTCTTCATGTCTTCTCCGAAGCGGAACGGGTTGAAAAGACGTGCAAAGCACTCATGGAGAATGACACGGAAACATTCGGTTCCCTCATGAACGACTCTCATACGAGCTGCGACACGCTGTACGGTATTTCCACTCCGGAACTGAACACGCTGGTCTCGGTCATGCGCAGCTTCGGAGCTTCGGGCGCACGGCTGACCGGGGCGGGTTTTGGAGGATGCGCTGTCGCGCTTGTCCGTGATGACAGCATCGAGCAGGTTATCGGTGGAATACGGAAAGAATATTACGACGGGTATATTCGTAAAACTCACCCGGAACTCCGTAATGCAGACAATTTCAGGGAGATTATTTTTGCGGTAAAACCCTCATCGGGCGCATCGACAGTAGTATTATAA
- a CDS encoding LptF/LptG family permease → MKKISRYVLREFVSILLYSILAFIAIYILVDTVENIDKFIDSKLELKYIALYYTFYLPYIVVLTLPVAMLLATMFSLGRLVGDNEITAMKASGISLYRILFPLYVFSFFIGLMVMFLSEVVVPRTNLFREDIKDLSRIERGDREAYFSFSFSKNREMDRQNIFLTNGDGRIIYARLYRSKALKAEKVCIMEPEEYTSGKQSPPAQIYDGFRSRIDADSLKYADGIWILYHVREHIFGEDGEKLIQHDILPASFISLKPSDFASIDTKPEEMNYFELAQYIRDVRLKGSDASEWLVDLYMKISFPFVSLIIVFFGAPLATGSSLRGKTASFGIGLIICFVYYVLINAFQILGRNGKIDPDMAAWLPNGLFFIVGGIMHIKASK, encoded by the coding sequence GTGAAGAAAATTTCCAGATATGTTCTCAGGGAATTCGTTTCCATTCTTCTCTACAGTATTCTTGCATTTATCGCAATTTATATTCTTGTGGATACGGTTGAAAATATCGACAAGTTCATCGACAGCAAACTGGAATTGAAGTATATCGCTTTATACTATACCTTTTATCTTCCCTATATCGTTGTCCTCACCTTACCTGTCGCCATGCTTCTGGCAACCATGTTCAGCCTCGGACGGCTTGTCGGCGACAATGAAATCACCGCGATGAAAGCCTCGGGAATAAGCCTTTACCGAATATTGTTTCCCTTGTATGTGTTTTCTTTTTTCATCGGCCTCATGGTCATGTTTTTATCGGAGGTTGTTGTTCCCAGAACCAATCTTTTCCGGGAGGATATCAAGGACCTTTCGCGAATCGAGCGGGGAGATCGTGAAGCATATTTTTCCTTTTCCTTTTCAAAAAACCGCGAAATGGACCGTCAGAACATTTTTCTGACCAACGGGGACGGCCGGATAATCTATGCGCGGTTATACCGTTCGAAGGCATTGAAAGCCGAAAAGGTCTGCATCATGGAACCGGAAGAATATACTTCGGGAAAACAGTCGCCTCCCGCTCAGATATATGATGGTTTCAGAAGCAGGATCGATGCCGATTCACTGAAATACGCCGATGGTATCTGGATTCTGTATCATGTCCGGGAACACATATTCGGTGAGGATGGGGAAAAGCTGATTCAGCATGACATTCTGCCGGCTTCCTTTATCTCGCTCAAACCTTCGGATTTTGCAAGCATCGATACCAAACCCGAGGAAATGAATTATTTTGAGCTCGCGCAGTACATACGGGATGTCAGGCTGAAGGGCAGCGATGCATCCGAGTGGCTTGTCGATCTTTACATGAAGATATCGTTCCCGTTCGTTTCCCTCATCATTGTATTTTTCGGGGCGCCGCTCGCAACCGGTTCGTCCCTGAGAGGGAAAACAGCGTCATTTGGTATAGGGCTCATCATCTGTTTCGTGTATTATGTCCTCATCAACGCGTTCCAGATACTGGGCAGAAACGGGAAAATCGATCCGGACATGGCGGCATGGCTTCCCAACGGTTTATTTTTTATCGTTGGGGGCATCATGCATATAAAAGCCAGCAAGTAG